Genomic DNA from Paenibacillus sp. MBLB1832:
ACTATCTTGTAGTTCAATGGATAGCGCGGAGGAGGCAAGATTTTGAGTACACCAGGTAAAGATGATTTACAGCATGTCCGTTTCTGGCCCATTATGATCGCGATCTTCTTCGGATCTTTCGTTTCTATTTTAAGCATGAGTACGATTAATATTGCCATACCGATGCTGAGTGAGCATTTTCATTCAGATCTAAGCATTATTCAGTGGACCATCACAGGGTTCATGTTAGCCAGCGGCACAATCGCTCCGATTACAGGTTATTTAGGAGAAAAATTTAGTTATAAGCGCTTATATGCCCTAGCTTTGATTGGGTTTACCGTGTTTTCGCTCCTATGTGCGTTAGCTTGGGATTCTTCATCGCTGATTGTTTTCCGTATTATTCAAGGTGCCTTCAGCGGTTTGATTATGCCAGCAACGATGACCATCGTGTATCAAGTGATTCCCCGTGAAAAACAACCGATCGCGATTTCCCTCTGGTCCTTGGCCGCCATGATGGCGCCTGCGATTGGCCCTACCTTAAGCGGTTGGTTATTGCAAAATTGGAGCTGGCACTGGTTGTTCCTCATGAACATCCCTGTCGGTGTCATCGCAGTCATTCTCGTCTTACGGTTAATTCCATACTATCGTCTAGCTGTTCCTAAAAAGTTTGATTCCATCGGCCTCATTACTGTCGTTATTAGCTCTTTATCCTTGCTTGTCGGCTTCTCCCAAGGTCATGCGTGGGGCTGGACGTCCGCTCGCATCCTAGGCTTATTCGCCTTCGGCGTTGTCGTTCTGCTTCTGTTCATTTGGCGCGAATTAAGTGTTGAGTCGCCATTATTGAACTTACGCGTGATGAAAAACACCCGCTTTTCCCTGTCGCTGCTCATTTCGAGTATCGTGACGATTAGTCTTTATTCCGGCACGTTCTTGACGCCGATTTTCTTGCAAAACATTCAACACGTTACCCCGCTGGACACTGGATTAATCCTACTTCCTGCATCGCTGGTCATGGCGCTTAGCATGCCAATTGTCGGCAAGCTGTATAGCATCGTTGGGCCTCGTGTGTTAATCTTTACAGGGATTACGCTCATTGCCGTCGGTACGCTTACATTAAGTTGGTTGAGCACGGATGTCTCCCGCAGCTACATCTTGTTCTGGATGATCGTTCGCAACCTCGGGATTGCCTGCGCCATGATGCCATCGAGCAATGCTGCGATGGAACAGATTCCGAGAACGATGACGGGTCATGCGACTTCGATCAATAACTGGGTTCGTAACGTGTTCGGATCGCTGGCCATTGCCCTGTTCACTTCCGTATTGTCTTCACAAACGGTTACACACAGCAAAGAGCTTGCCCTTGGCGGCATGAAGGATAAAATTCAACTCGGTTCCCATGCTTTCACGATGGGCGTAAACGATGTGTACTTGCTTGCTACCTTTATCGTGTTAGCCGCTTTACCGCTGAGCCTATTCATCCGTAAAAATACTTCTACGCCAAATAAACCATCTACGGCGTCTGAACCTGCTGTGACGGCGCCTCGCGCGTCCAAAGCATAAGACAAACCCCAGTCGGGTGTGTGATTGTTCACACGTCCGACTGGGGTTTATTTGTTTAGCGCGCGCGGTAGAAGTCGCGTAACAATTCATCCATAACGCGATTGGTGCGCGCGGCTGAACGCCCTGTGCTCGGGCTGCGACCGATGCCTCTAAGCTCGTCAACGACAGTCTGAATCAGCGGCTGTTGGACGTGCGCGGGATTCGGAATGTTCCGTTCCTCGACGGAACCGTCCGCCAGCTCGATGCGCAGATCGCCGCTGAAGGTGGAGAACGATAGTTTGCCGCGGCTGCCGACAATTTCATTCACGTCCTGATGGGTGTAGGAGCTGAAGCTCCAAACTCCCGTACCCATGACACCTGACTCGAATGCATAGCTCGTCGTGACGATATCCTCAACCTGCTTCAGCCCGCCAGACTGGTTGCTGGCAAAGCCCTTCACCTCGCCGATCGGCCCAAGCAAGTAATCTAGAATATCCAGCGTATGACTAGCTAAATCAACGAACAGCCCGCCGCCTGACAGCTCTGGCTGAATGCGCCATGGCTCAGTTCCTTCTTCATAGGTCCTCAGCGTCTGCAGATACGTAGAATGCACGAACCGCACATCTCCAATGACGCCGCTGTCCAGCAATCGTTTGATCTCCACGAATTTTGGCAGCCCTCTGCGATAGTACGCAACGAACAAAGGCACGCCCGCGGCTTCTGACGCCGCGATCATGTCCTGGCATTCCGCATGATTGCGAGCCATCGGCTTCTCCACATAGACAGGCTTGCCCGCTTGCAGCGCCAGCAGCGAGTATTCATGATGCGAGCCTGGCGGTGTCGCCACATACACGGCATTCACGTCTGGGTCATGTACGAGCGCTGCCGCATCGTCGTACCACTTGGCGACGCCGTGTCGCTGCGCATAGTCAGCGGCCAGTGCGCCATTACGGCGCATGACGGCGACCAGTTCCGACCCCTCTGCCTTCTGGAGGGCGGGACCGCTTTTGACCTCGGTCACATTTCCGCATCCAATAATTCCCCAACGTACCTTATCCAAATGAATGAGCCTCCCTTACCTGCTTGTCGTTACTTACATATTCGACAGAGGGGGAGGCTCTTCCTGTGGAAACTCCTTTAAGATCCTTTAAACCGCATGTAGAAACGCGCTTTAACTCGTCATGTTGTACACGGCACAACATGACCACTAACTAGATCCCTATTTTACTGAGCGTAAACAGGCGAATGCTCCGCAATAAGCTGCTCTTGAATCTGCAATTGCTGAGCAGCGAACTCGCGATACATTTCGTGCGATTCGATCAATTCTTGGTGCGTCCCGCGGCCTGTGACGACGCCTTTATCGAGGAACACGATCTGATCCGCGTCCACGACAGTCGACAAGCGATGCGCAATGACTAAGGTCGTGCGTCCTTGCATCAAATTCTGCAAAGCCTGCTGCACCACAACCTCCGATTTGCTGTCCAGACTCGATGTCGCTTCGTCCAGCATGAGAATCTTCGGATCCCGCAGCAAGGCGCGAGCAATCGCAATCCGCTGGCGTTGACCACCGGACAATTTGATACCGCGTTCGCCTACCTCGGTGTCGTATTTTTGCGGCAGTTCCTCGATGAAAGCATTGGCATACGCCATCTCCGAAGCCCGCTTCAGCGCCTCCTCGCTCACTTCATGCTGCAAGCCGTAACAGATATTATCCCGAATCGTTCCCGCAATCAGCGGACTTTCCTGCGATACATACCCGATCTGGCTGCGCCAGGAAACGAGCGAATATTGATCAATCGGCTCCGCACCTAGCCGAATTTCCCCGGACTGCTGCGCATAGAAACGTTCCAGCAACGAGAACATCGTCGTCTTTCCGCTTCCGCTCGGCCCGACGATGGCCGTAACTTTGCCCGCTTCCATCGTGAAGCTCACGTCCTTGAGCACCGCTTCGTCCTCTTTGTAGCCGAAGTTCACATGCTCGAAATGCAGCGATTGCGAAGCATCTTTCACCGCAACACCTGCGTGAGGGTCCTCTTCCTCATGGTCCAGAACTTTCAGAATCGTATCCGTGGCGCCCATCGCTTTCTGTGTTTGGGTGAAGAACTGTGTAATTTGCGTGATTGGCATGACAATTTGGAACAAATACAACATGAACGCCACCAATTGCCCCGCTGTAATCGCCCCAGAAGCTACGCGTGTTCCCCCATAGCCGAATAGGACGACAAACAACATAAGCATAACGAACATAATCAGCGGTGACATCAACGCTTGAATGCGGCCTTCTTTTAGGCCAAATTTGAACAGCTTCTGAATGCCATCGCTACCCTCTTTATACTCGACAGGCTCAGCGTTTGCGGCTTTCACGAGGCGAATTTCGGACAGCACACGATTCAGCACCGATGTGAAGCTTGCCGTCTCGGCCTGCAAGCCCTTAGAAACCTTATACATTTGCATCCCCAGTGGAAAAAGAATGAGGAAGGCAATCGGGAATATGCTGAACAT
This window encodes:
- a CDS encoding Gfo/Idh/MocA family protein, translating into MHLDKVRWGIIGCGNVTEVKSGPALQKAEGSELVAVMRRNGALAADYAQRHGVAKWYDDAAALVHDPDVNAVYVATPPGSHHEYSLLALQAGKPVYVEKPMARNHAECQDMIAASEAAGVPLFVAYYRRGLPKFVEIKRLLDSGVIGDVRFVHSTYLQTLRTYEEGTEPWRIQPELSGGGLFVDLASHTLDILDYLLGPIGEVKGFASNQSGGLKQVEDIVTTSYAFESGVMGTGVWSFSSYTHQDVNEIVGSRGKLSFSTFSGDLRIELADGSVEERNIPNPAHVQQPLIQTVVDELRGIGRSPSTGRSAARTNRVMDELLRDFYRAR
- a CDS encoding ABC transporter ATP-binding protein; translated protein: MALNKTEQRKQKSNWRGFLRLLMGANPPKLLLSIALGLSVIATVVSLVIPLFTKNVVDNFSLSSVSWWQVSGMALAFVTSAVASGVSTYLLNYAGQRVVAGIRDRLWKKLLVLPVRYYDNHGTGDTISRMTNDTAIIKGLIAEHTAGFITGMISIIGSVVVLLFMDWKMTLIMFSIFPIAFLILFPLGMQMYKVSKGLQAETASFTSVLNRVLSEIRLVKAANAEPVEYKEGSDGIQKLFKFGLKEGRIQALMSPLIMFVMLMLFVVLFGYGGTRVASGAITAGQLVAFMLYLFQIVMPITQITQFFTQTQKAMGATDTILKVLDHEEEDPHAGVAVKDASQSLHFEHVNFGYKEDEAVLKDVSFTMEAGKVTAIVGPSGSGKTTMFSLLERFYAQQSGEIRLGAEPIDQYSLVSWRSQIGYVSQESPLIAGTIRDNICYGLQHEVSEEALKRASEMAYANAFIEELPQKYDTEVGERGIKLSGGQRQRIAIARALLRDPKILMLDEATSSLDSKSEVVVQQALQNLMQGRTTLVIAHRLSTVVDADQIVFLDKGVVTGRGTHQELIESHEMYREFAAQQLQIQEQLIAEHSPVYAQ
- a CDS encoding DHA2 family efflux MFS transporter permease subunit → MSTPGKDDLQHVRFWPIMIAIFFGSFVSILSMSTINIAIPMLSEHFHSDLSIIQWTITGFMLASGTIAPITGYLGEKFSYKRLYALALIGFTVFSLLCALAWDSSSLIVFRIIQGAFSGLIMPATMTIVYQVIPREKQPIAISLWSLAAMMAPAIGPTLSGWLLQNWSWHWLFLMNIPVGVIAVILVLRLIPYYRLAVPKKFDSIGLITVVISSLSLLVGFSQGHAWGWTSARILGLFAFGVVVLLLFIWRELSVESPLLNLRVMKNTRFSLSLLISSIVTISLYSGTFLTPIFLQNIQHVTPLDTGLILLPASLVMALSMPIVGKLYSIVGPRVLIFTGITLIAVGTLTLSWLSTDVSRSYILFWMIVRNLGIACAMMPSSNAAMEQIPRTMTGHATSINNWVRNVFGSLAIALFTSVLSSQTVTHSKELALGGMKDKIQLGSHAFTMGVNDVYLLATFIVLAALPLSLFIRKNTSTPNKPSTASEPAVTAPRASKA